A genomic window from Sulfurovum riftiae includes:
- a CDS encoding ATP-binding protein: MIPILSKLSKRFMSQKPSPFKRFLYKKIDFSAQIIGIVGGRGSGKTTLMHQYAKSSKYKSSQILYISCDHPSVIHENIYEIADDFYTHGGKLLLLDEIHKIKDFSAHIKAIYDFTDLQVLFSGSSAMNITHEIGDLSRRALIYSMPVLSFREYLSLKNIAHFKAYTLEEIVTSHEDIVVDIIADVKPLEHFGDYLEYGAYPFFKEGIGSYSDRLLKVVNTTIDSDLASIFSINYEKLDALKKVLYMLCSTTPYEVNKSKLSASAGVAWSTLSKYLDYMQKGSLLNIIRGSKGHKTINTPNKILLNNPNLFGVLCAKADIGAIRESYLVSQLLTDHQVHYHHQGDFLVDEKIILEVGGRSKDTRQIKDLQNAYLVVDDIESGYDNVIPLWLFGFMY; the protein is encoded by the coding sequence ATGATACCCATACTAAGTAAACTTTCCAAACGCTTTATGAGTCAAAAACCTTCACCGTTCAAACGCTTTCTTTATAAAAAGATAGACTTTTCCGCACAGATTATAGGTATTGTGGGAGGAAGAGGTTCAGGTAAAACGACTTTGATGCACCAGTATGCGAAATCATCCAAATATAAATCTTCTCAAATACTCTATATTTCCTGTGACCACCCTTCTGTGATCCATGAGAACATTTATGAGATCGCCGACGATTTTTATACGCATGGCGGGAAACTCCTGCTGCTTGATGAGATCCACAAGATCAAAGATTTCTCTGCCCACATCAAAGCGATCTATGATTTTACCGATCTTCAGGTGCTCTTTTCCGGTTCTTCCGCTATGAACATTACACATGAGATCGGTGATCTATCCCGCAGGGCACTCATCTACAGTATGCCGGTACTCTCTTTTAGAGAGTATTTGTCACTTAAGAACATTGCACACTTTAAAGCTTATACACTCGAAGAGATCGTAACTTCTCATGAAGATATTGTGGTAGACATTATAGCTGATGTAAAACCCCTGGAACATTTCGGTGACTATCTGGAATATGGAGCATACCCGTTTTTCAAAGAGGGTATCGGATCGTACAGTGACCGGTTGCTCAAAGTGGTCAATACTACCATAGACAGTGACCTGGCTTCCATTTTCAGTATCAATTATGAAAAACTGGATGCACTCAAAAAGGTACTCTATATGCTCTGCAGTACGACACCTTACGAGGTGAACAAGTCCAAACTCTCCGCAAGTGCCGGTGTGGCATGGAGTACACTCTCAAAATATCTGGACTATATGCAAAAAGGTTCACTGCTGAACATCATAAGAGGAAGCAAAGGACACAAGACCATCAATACGCCCAACAAAATACTGCTCAACAACCCCAACCTTTTTGGTGTACTGTGTGCCAAGGCGGACATAGGTGCCATACGGGAGAGTTATCTTGTATCGCAGCTTTTGACAGATCATCAGGTACACTACCATCATCAAGGAGATTTTCTGGTAGATGAGAAGATCATATTGGAAGTAGGTGGCAGATCAAAAGATACCAGACAGATCAAAGACTTGCAAAATGCCTATCTGGTTGTCGATGATATAGAAAGCGGGTATGATAATGTGATCCCGCTGTGGCTCTTTGGGTTTATGTATTGA
- a CDS encoding tetratricopeptide repeat protein — MRKLFFLLLLFLSVLMADNNATYVGDSACASCHSKETKEWKGSHHDLAMKEPNDKTVVGDFDNATFELHGIKNSFYKKGKKFFIRTDGEDGKLHDYEVAYTFGVYPLQQYLIKFPDGRYQVPDIAWDSRSKEEGGQRWFHIHQDEVIKAGDVLHWTGINFNWNFMCADCHSTNLKKNYDPQTKSYHTTWDVINVSCEACHGPASKHLAWTKQQEGDPAHKGFPLSLQYKKGRWDVNTTTLKSTINRQEIEVCARCHSRRSQLDDTFKPADKFRDHYLPAQLTEGLYFADGKIQDEVYVYNSFLQSKMYAKGVTCSDCHNPHTLNRRAEGDKVCFQCHKEQKYTSTAHHFHKEGSSGASCISCHMPARTYMGVDSRNDHSFRIPRPDISVDMPEIPNACNLCHTDKDAKWSTKAVKKWYGKIPVGKQNFAHAMQSLRRNSADAPKSLYAVLMSDAPDIAKATVTAYLGSYPSKQTYTTTLQMLRNSDGTIRLSALRALESFPPNMRIREVFKMLADPLKTVRTEAARQLSAFPAGQLDERNRLLLEKALQEYKDTLIFNADRPESQLSLAMLYINQKKPEEAEKAYNEALRLQPMFAPAYINYSDFLRSSGRDKKAYELLQAGLEKMPEVASLHYSLGLWYVRNKENVKALEEFKKAVELDENNARYSYVYAVALGEKNPQEAIKVLEAIYPKHTGDRQIVSGLAYYYKQVGNVKKSEEYEKKLRSLQNFSVR, encoded by the coding sequence ATGAGAAAACTCTTTTTTCTACTCCTCCTTTTCCTCTCTGTACTGATGGCAGACAACAATGCGACTTATGTCGGTGACAGTGCCTGTGCATCGTGCCACAGTAAAGAGACAAAGGAGTGGAAAGGGTCGCATCATGATCTGGCGATGAAAGAGCCGAACGACAAGACGGTCGTAGGGGATTTTGACAACGCGACATTTGAACTCCATGGTATAAAAAACAGCTTTTATAAAAAGGGGAAGAAATTCTTCATTCGTACAGATGGCGAGGATGGCAAGCTTCACGATTATGAAGTGGCATATACTTTCGGTGTCTATCCGCTGCAGCAGTATCTCATCAAGTTTCCCGATGGCAGATACCAGGTACCCGATATCGCCTGGGACAGCCGCAGTAAAGAGGAAGGCGGGCAGCGCTGGTTTCATATCCATCAGGACGAAGTGATCAAAGCGGGGGACGTACTGCACTGGACAGGCATCAACTTCAACTGGAACTTCATGTGTGCCGACTGTCACAGTACCAATCTCAAAAAGAACTATGACCCCCAAACGAAAAGCTATCATACGACCTGGGATGTCATCAATGTCTCCTGTGAGGCGTGCCACGGACCTGCATCCAAGCATTTGGCCTGGACGAAGCAGCAGGAAGGAGATCCTGCCCATAAAGGGTTCCCGCTTTCCCTACAGTATAAAAAAGGAAGATGGGATGTCAATACAACGACACTCAAAAGCACCATTAACCGTCAGGAGATCGAAGTATGTGCCAGATGTCACTCCCGGCGTTCCCAACTGGACGATACTTTCAAACCGGCCGATAAATTCCGGGACCACTATCTGCCTGCACAATTGACGGAGGGCCTTTACTTTGCAGACGGCAAGATCCAGGACGAGGTTTATGTCTACAACTCCTTCCTGCAGAGCAAGATGTATGCCAAAGGGGTGACCTGCTCCGACTGTCACAATCCCCATACGTTGAACAGGAGAGCAGAAGGGGACAAGGTCTGTTTTCAGTGCCACAAAGAGCAGAAATATACATCGACGGCACACCATTTCCATAAAGAGGGAAGTTCCGGGGCAAGCTGCATCAGCTGTCATATGCCGGCACGTACCTACATGGGGGTGGACAGCCGTAATGACCACAGTTTCCGCATACCGCGGCCTGACATTTCCGTTGATATGCCGGAGATACCCAATGCCTGCAATCTCTGCCATACAGATAAAGATGCCAAATGGAGTACGAAAGCGGTAAAAAAGTGGTACGGGAAGATACCGGTCGGTAAACAGAACTTTGCACATGCTATGCAGAGTTTGAGAAGAAACAGTGCCGATGCCCCCAAAAGCCTTTATGCAGTGCTTATGAGCGATGCACCCGATATCGCCAAGGCGACTGTTACAGCCTATCTTGGGAGTTACCCTTCAAAGCAGACCTATACCACCACACTGCAGATGCTCAGGAACAGTGACGGTACGATCCGTCTGAGTGCTTTGAGAGCTCTTGAATCCTTCCCTCCCAATATGCGGATAAGAGAAGTGTTCAAAATGCTTGCCGATCCTCTCAAAACCGTCAGAACAGAGGCTGCACGCCAACTCTCCGCTTTCCCCGCCGGTCAACTCGATGAAAGAAACAGACTGCTGTTGGAGAAAGCCCTGCAGGAATATAAGGATACGCTCATTTTCAATGCAGACCGCCCCGAATCACAGCTTTCACTGGCGATGCTCTACATCAACCAAAAGAAGCCTGAAGAGGCTGAGAAAGCTTACAATGAGGCATTGAGACTCCAGCCGATGTTCGCGCCGGCATACATTAACTACAGTGATTTCCTTCGAAGTTCTGGAAGAGACAAAAAGGCATACGAATTGTTACAAGCGGGACTGGAAAAGATGCCTGAGGTTGCATCACTTCACTACAGTCTGGGGCTTTGGTATGTCAGGAACAAAGAGAATGTTAAAGCGCTTGAAGAGTTCAAAAAAGCAGTCGAACTCGACGAAAACAATGCAAGATACAGTTATGTCTATGCCGTAGCACTTGGGGAGAAAAACCCCCAGGAGGCTATAAAGGTCCTTGAAGCAATCTACCCGAAACACACGGGAGACAGACAGATCGTTTCCGGACTGGCCTATTATTACAAACAGGTCGGCAATGTGAAGAAGAGTGAAGAATACGAGAAAAAACTGAGATCGCTGCAGAACTTTTCTGTGCGGTAA